The nucleotide window TGCTTTGTCTCTACTGGACAAAAGAGTCAAACAGGTCTGAACACCTACTCAATTGGCTCTTCTCCACCCTCTTTCCACATCCCAGCTCAGCTTTTCCCCAAGTAAGTCAGAGAGCCCATCACCTCAGCCTGACTCATGTCTCTGCAGCTGACATTCGCTGTCACTCCTGCTACAAGGTCCCTGTGCTGGGCTGTGTGGACCGTCAATCGTGCCGCCTGGAGAAAGGACAACAATGCCTGACAACCCATGTATACCTCGGTAAACATCCCCTTCTTTagtggggagagaggggtggaagATTCTATGACTGAGACTGAGACCCAACTGGGGCTAAGACTGAGACAGAATAGAGAATTATAGCAATGATAATATTTGGTCAAAAATTATTATGTACCAGACACTATCCTATATCTTTACACGTATTGTTTCAATTAGTGTTCGTGACAACCCTATGATACTGGTGCTATTACTAGGGACAGTAAGAGGGACAAGGCCTCATGACCAGCACATGATAGGACTGAGGTGGGAGGCAGGTAAGGAAGTATAGGAGGAAGATTAGACAGAGGAGAGATAAAATCAGGGAGGGCCAGGGCAGACTTGGGGGTGAAGGATGTTTGTGTGGGTGTATGGGTTGGGGAGGGAGATACAGGCATGCCATGTGCCCAACACAGCTGACCTCCTGCCCATTTGTACCCCTAGGTAAGATGTGGGTTTTCTCCAACCTGCGGTGTGGCACACCAGAACACCCTTGTCAAGAAGCTTACAACCAAACCAACAACAAGCTGGGCCTGACCTATAACACTACCTGCTGCAACAAGGACAACTGTAATAGTCCAGCCCCACGGCCTACTCCGGCTTTGGCCCTCATCTTTTTCACATCCTTGGCTGGCCTTGGCCTCTGGCTGATGCACTGAGACTCACTCCAtggctgctcctcctcccacctgcctTAGCCTGAGCCTCTATCCCTGTGTCTGTGTTTCCCTTAGCTTCCCAGAATAGTCTCTCCCTAGCTCCCTTTGCTCTGAAATGCTTTTCCCCAGTCCCTGCCCTTCCTTTAATTAAACAGTACCCCAGCGTGCTctccttctccattcttcctgcccactccctccactctgctttttCTGAGTCCCTTCCCATTTTCTGTAGACCACTCCAGAGCCTACATTGACCCCTAGAAAGACTGTCCACTTTGCCTCCTACACACTACTGTGCCCTAATTGGAGAGGGATTTGGATATGGGCCTGAAATAAGGCTTCTGTCTTGTCCCCAGTAAAGGCTTCCAGGAAGGATCTGATGACCCCATGGCATGGGCCTGATTCTCCAAACTCTGCCTCCCATAAGTACTCAATTCCCATACTCACCTCCTTCCATTTTGAGTAATAAATGTCTGATAAATTGTACATCTATTATCAGAAGACCTAAGTATCAGGTTGCCTTCAGCAAAAAACATTCTCAGTCCCCCACCTTTACCCAAGAGTCCTTCAGGGAGTTTCCCTGGGAGGCTGGGCTAGAGCAAATGGAGGAACAGGTTTTTCAGGCCTCTATCCTCCCTTCTAGTATTTGGGGGTGGCACAAAGTCCCCAGTATTTTGGAGAAATAACCCTTATCCTAAATTTAGGCCACACCCCTGATGTACTGCTAAGACACAGGTGCAGCCTCGCTTGAGTGCTCCCAGGAAAGGGTGGGAGAGGAACAAGGGAATGAGGCCTGGGACCTTTCCTCAGTCTTCCTCAGGTTAGAGTCAGAGGCCTCATCTGGCCTGGTTACTAAGGGGGGCACCAAGCAATTCTGCTATCACAGGGCTTACATTCCTTTCTCAATTCAAAGTAGTCCCACTGGGCTGGATGTGATGGCTtgctataatcccagaactcaggAAGCTgggatgggaggattgctttaggccaggagttcagaccagcctgaaaaacatagtgagacccccatcttataaaaaaaatacataaaaagtaaaaataatcctAGTGGGAGCCAAGTTCCAAATAGGGAAAAGAGGAGCAAACCCAGACAGCCAGGCTCATGGAACCCTGGTGACCCCCACTCAGCCTAGAGCCTGCTCAGTGAGTCTCATTGCTAAGGAAGATTCTCCCCCCCAGCAAGAGGATCCAGGAGCCACTAAGGGCATATGGGCCTTTGTCTTTTGGGGTTTAATTGGTTAAGGAATGCACCATTGTAACTAAGTCCATTGACATTTGTTAACCCCCAAACTAGGACTTGGATGCTTCATATTACCCCTTCATCCCTCctatcaacaaaaaatagaagtaattTTCCAGTCAGCTGTAGAGTGGTCTATGGATTTTAATGGCTCACAGAGGAGTGCTTGTCTTCTCACCTTAGATGTACAGATGTCCCTTGCTCCCTTGTTCCCTTCACCCCTACCCCTACTCCCTCTACCCTCTCCACAGTCCTGGCAAGAGACAGGCCAGGGCTGTAGCTGCTCCAGCCAAAATGCACGCAGGGGTCACGTGGCCTGCCACAGCGCTATTGCACAGGTCTCCAAGGCAGCAGTCCCTGTGGGTTGTATAAGTCACATCTCCGACCGATTCTGTTTCTACTTGATTGCAATGATGGGCTGCCACGCAGGCCGGATGTTGATGAATCAAGGTCACTGAGGCTGACAGAGAAAATGAGATTAGCATGTTGGATTCCTGGTTTCACGACTTCCCTTCTGGGTCAATGCAGATGTGATTTCAAGCAACCTAAAGGGATTCTCTGGCCCCCAAAAACCACCTCCTTGAAACCAAGTAATAACAGTTAAAACATTGACATTGTGAACTACTGATGTGATGTACTGAGAAGGATACAACCTCACTTTTGTGGTATTCTTGCCTAAGATACATGACTTCATTCTTATCATGAGGAAATATCATAAATCCAAATCAAGGGATATTCTATAAAACAACTTATCAGGGTTCCTTTAAAGCATCAAGTTCattggggtgcagtggctcacgtctataatcctagcagtatgggaggctaaggcaggcagattacttgagctcaggattttgagaccagcctaagcaagagtgagaccccatctctactaaaagtagaaaaattaggcaggcgtcatggcgggagcctgtagtcccagctactcagaggatgaggcagggggatcatttgagtccaagggtttgaggttgctgtgagctatgatgataccatggcactctacccaaggtgacagagtgagactctgtctcaaaaaataaataaagcatcaaGTTCatgaaagttaaagaaaaactgagaacCTGCACAGGTGGTGGAGGCAACTAAGAAGACACCAGAACTGAGTGCAACGTGGGATCCTGGTTTGAATCCCAAGCCAGAAAAAGGACATAAATGGAACAACTGGCTAAATTGAATAAACTCTATAGATTAGTAGTATGGTACCAATGTTATCTTCCGATAATTGTATATGGTTCTGTAAAATGTTAGCACTAGTGGAAGCTGGTTGACTATTTTACAACTTTTCTGTCAATCCAAAACTATTTCGAGGTAAAATAGTTGTACATACATATGTCCTTCAAAGGACAGAGCTTTCCATTCCTGAGTGAACAGGCCTCTGAGAGTCGCTGGCAGGGGATGCACTAGTACTATGGCTTCTGCCAGGAGCTAGAAGGGGGACAGACTGCTCTGCGCCAACAGCGGCACCATCTGCCCAGAGCCAGACTGAGCCTGGAaggttctggaagtcagaagaatTGGAGTGgggctggaggcagggaagggctgagagaagagatagaaACTGAAGACTCACGATTCTCAGATAGCTTGGTCTGTCCCAGGCCTGGTTGAGGTCTGCGCTCCAGGAAGCCACAGCGTTCACCTTCGCCACAGGTGGTCACTGTCTCTTTGCAGGAGCTGTCAGGGGTTCCAGTGCAGTCATAGCACCGCATGCGGCTTCCTGGCAGGAGAAAAGAAGAGCTGGACTTGGGCCCTGGGAAGGGGGGAGAGCCACCTGGCAGAGGGGGAGGACAGGCCTGTATGAGAGGCTAGCTGGCTGCCTCCTTAAGCCTCCTTACCCAAGGCAGCTCCCAGCAGAGTGCTGAGCAGGATCCCAACAAACTGGGGATTCATCTTGTCTGCCTGTGCCAGTAATAcctgtccctccctcccacccccctcccaacTCTGCTCTGCCAGCCTTATATTCCCCTTGCCTTGGGCTTTATAGGGttataaaaagggaagaaagagtcTCCCCCAGTACGCACCTGGGCCCCAGTAGAGACAGGGAGGGGCCCCATGGCATGGTCTCAGCATCTCTGTAATCTTCAAACTCTTTTATTCCCAGGGGTGGTTCTAAAACTGGCTCAAAGACCCCTGAGTGTCCCTGAAACCCTTTCAGAGGGTCCTAAAGTGTCTTCCTTTTGCATACGTATTTATGGAAGGTCAGATTTTCTTCATATACTGTACTTCAACCAAAACAACATATTCCAATAAATTGAATGCAGAGGCAGATATGAAAATCCGGCCACCTTCCATTAGGCCTGACATTAAATAGTTTCACAAAATGTAAAGCAATGCCACTCTTCTCATGTGCTGTTGGGAAATAACAGTTATTTTTCACAAAACTATACTTTGTTAACATGTaataggtttattttatttttaaaatggttcaATAAATACCTATTTAAAATGTCCTGGTttaggcttgatgcctgtagcatagtggttatggtgccagccacatacatcgaggctggcaggttcaaaatggcccgggccagctaaataacaatgataactgcaaccaaaaaacagccaggcattgtggtgggcgcctatagtcctagctacttgggaggctgaggcaagagaatcacttaagcccaagagtttgaggttgctgtgagctgtgacgccctggcactccaccaggatgatagcttgagactctctttcaaaaaaagtcttggtttgggcggcacctgtggctcagttggtaaggcgcccgccccatatacggagggtggtgggttcaaacccggccccggcagaactgcaacaaaaaaatagccaggcattgtggcgggcgcctgtagtcccagctacttgggaggctgaggcaagagaatcgcttaagcccaggagttggaggttgctgtgagctgtgtgatgccatggcactctaccgagggccataaagtgaaactgtctctacaaaaaaaaaaaaattcttggtttAATTTCTAATATAGTAAATATTGATATAAGCCACATAAAGAAAGGCTctttggctgggcacctgtagttcagtggttagggcaccagccacatgttccggggctggtgggttcgaactcggccagacctgctaaacaaacaaacaaaaaaagctgggcattgtggtggcacctgtagtcccagctactagggagggtgaggcaagagaatcacttgagcccaagagtttgaggttgctgtgaactatgatgccacggcactctgccaatgGTGACaaggtaaaactctgtctcaacaaaaaaaaaagaaagaaaggctctttgggttttcagtaatttttaagaGTGTAAAGAGATCTTGAGATCAAAGCTTTGAAAATGACTACTCTCATGGCTGCCTGTGTCTCCCCTATCTCACCTCCCCTGCTTGCTAGTTTCACTCCTCCTGGGACACTCGATGATTCTGACTTCCAGTCTCTACCGGTCTCCTCCAACCTGAAATCCCATCCACACCTTCCTTCCAAATCATTTTGATTTCTCCCCAGTGGAAGCACATCAgccctccagccccacccctgattaatTCTTTCCTCCAAGGTAGTAAAGCTGGAAGGGATAATTATGGGGAGAAAGGTTGAGGCTTAGGGGATCAAAGGGATTGGAAGCTGGGTGGGGTCTGCCTTATACAGCAAGGCTTTGCGTCTGCGTTTGTGCGTGGGTAGTGGGGGGTTATTGTTGATCCCACACTCAAACAGATCTAGGCCAGGGTTGGTTAGAACAGGTGACCTTGAGAGACCCAAATGCACGaagggagaaagacagagaaaacaaagacagagagacaagttgagagagcagagagcagcGTAAGgataagggagagagaaaggagtagGAGGGAAGGTGATAGACACATCTCAGGAGTGGGAGACAAGCAAAGTTACACAGAAGAACACGCGGAGTGCTCAAGAGACCCTCCGGGCAAAGGCAAACTCAAGTTAGGGCAGAGGGTGTGAGAGATGTGTGTAGTAGCagcaggggctgggcctgggctgTTGCTTACTGCATCAGGCTGGTGATTCTTGTCACTATTCCAACCCTCAAATTTACTCCTTAGGTATGTTTGTTTACTGGTCCCTCCCTGTCTCACTCAGATCTCCAACTCTCGAGATCTCGGGGTGCAGATCACCTTTCCTAGACTCCTGTGCCTGGTCCAACCATGGGCACTCCAGCATCTTGCTTTGCCTCCTGTTTATCTGTGGAATGTTGGGTAAAGGGGGACTGGGGAATCCTCAAGGGGCAGGGACTGGGGTAGAGTCTTGTCTTGGAAGCAGAGGgctggaggggagaggggactAGAAGAGGCCAAGAAGAgagctggggggtggggccttcagGGGACCAGCCATCAGGAAGACCTCAGGTCAGCCTGATAATGTGGAAGAgaaattttttcctttcaaaggCATTTGAGAATAACTGTCTCTtccttgctgcttttttttttttttttaagatagagtttcTCTTCTCTGTCATCCCGGTTAGAGTGTagcagttcactgcaacctcaaattcctgggctcaagtgatcctcccgcctcaacctcagctgggactactggagtTAGCTACCACatcctgctaattttttctatttttagtagagatggggggtctcacttatgctcaaggtggtctcgaactccctacctcaagccattctccaacctcagcctcccaaagtgctagggttataggcctgagccaccaggcccagcccttgCATCTTTGACCTACCTCTGTTCTTTATTTCACCTTTTGCTTCTGACTGGGCCTCTCAGTCAgttcaattcttatttttttatctgcCTCTGGTGTCCTCTACTTAACTTTCTCACTTCCCCCCTCTACCTCCCAGTGGGTTTGGCTTTTTATATCACACTTTAAGTTCATCTCTAATCCTCCCAGCTTCTCTTCCTGTGTTGTGTATATTTCTCTCAATCCCTGCATCCCTCTagcctatgtctctgtttctttccctgcactgtcttcccttctctgggtctctctttctactttttttttttttgagacagagtctcactttgttgcccccactagagtgccctggcatcatatctcacagcaactcttgggctcaagcagttctcttgtctcagcctcccaagtagctaggaccacaggcacctgccacaatgccctgttatttttagaaataaggtctcgctctggctcaggctgggctccaatccgtaagctcaggcaatccgcctgccttggcctcccagagtactaggattacaggcgtgagccactgtgtctggcctgggAGGCAGCCTTTTCACTTGCTGACCTCACTCTGGTCTGTGCGGCTGAAGAGGAATGCTAAGGTGGGACCACAGGAAAGGTAGGATGGACGGAGGTAGGGAGCCCCTGGAGAAGGGCCACTGGAACAGAGTCCTAGTTGAGGTGCCAATACTGATACCGCAAACTTCATCAGCCTTACACTTGGTGGGAACAGGGTAGCATGGTTTGGCAAAGGAGTAggtgtaagagaaaaaaaaaaaaaaagaaagaaagaatagagaagAAAGGCTGCCTCCCAAGGACCCAATGCCCTTTGCTGGGCCATGCCACCTACCTGCTATGCGCCTACACTCTGCAGCACTACTGCTGTGTGCAGGACCTGTGCAACGCATCTGCCATAGCAAAACTCCCTAGCGTCCTCCTCATCACCCTGCTCCTCCTCACACCAGCTTCTGGAGAGGCGACTTTCTCCACTAGCCTCCTGCAGATATACAGTATGTCCAAAAAGTTCATGTgcgtttactatgttaaactattttacattgcacacgaactttatggataccttGTATGTCCCCCAGCTCAGGATTCCTCCACCAATCACCACAGCCCTGGAAACACCTGCACAGATGCTTTTGAGACATGCCCAAGAATCTGATTTGGACAGAGCCTGCAGATCCCTGGGTCCAACCTCTTTGCAGACCCCTCCCAAGACCTGAATCTTATGGGCACTGCTCCAACCCCTACAGGCACTTGCCCAGAGTTCAGCCTCATAAAAACACCTGTTCTGTGTCTTTGTCTTTTCTAGACATCATTGCTGATGCCCTCTCTCAGCCCAAGGTCTCTGGCAAGGCAAGCATTTTGATGGAGCTGTGGAATAAAGGGGCACCAGGTATGGTGGTAAGGAGGAAAGTCTTGGTAGGAAAGATGAATATGGTAGATCAAGAACTCAGGATGGAGGATTTGGGGAACTATGAAGAGTACATTTAATAAGAGGGTTATTTGGGAGTTTGGTAATGCTGTAGTGTTTCAgtttctgtctgtgtgtgtacctgtgtgatCACTCTAAGAGTGAATTGTAGCTACTTGGTGAGTTGGGCTGGGGCTTGAACCATAATATTCTCATTCTCCATCTGGATCATTCACGTCCTCCTTCCTGCCAATAACTTAGTTTAAGCCACTACAGCATAAAGGATTTAGGGGAGATTTCCAagagagcttttttcttttctttttttttttgcagtttttggctgggactgggtttgaacgcaccacctccagcatacggggccagcgccctactcctttgagccacagatgccgcccgaAGAGAGCTTTTTTCTAGGGTGGCCTAAGCTTGAACAGAGACATAAAAGGGCACCTGGTGGAGCTGCTTGTGAGGGTGTGGTTAGGAGTTCAGGTCATTTCTGCCTGAAACTGGAGGATGGCCAATTGGGAGCACTAATGCCCTCTGCAATGTCACCAGCCAGGACTTGTCTACATTTGCAGATCCACCCACATGGCCTTGGCCCAATAACATACCCCACCAGGGAATCCCACCTGCCAGCCTGTGTAGAAACTCTCTCTGCCCAGGGAAATAGGGCTGAGGGAGTATACTCCTGGAACAGCAGGGAGGAGGTGCCAGCCTGGTGATAAACTGCCCACTGCTCCAAATGCCACAGTGGAGTGCCACAGGGAAATGTGTTTACTTGGGATAAGGAGGATGTCCCAAGTTGGGAGCCCAGCACAGACTCCCCCATCCCAACTATTTCCTCCCTTTCCATTTGAGGAAGTCTGGGGGCTGATTAAAGGTGCTTGTTCCTGTTCAACTTCTCTTctgttgcagttttattttttggccagggctgggcttgaacccgccacctctggcatatggggccagtgccctactccttgagccacaggcgccgcccctcaactTCTCTTCTTTGTGAGGATGAGACATGGGTATTGAGATCTGGCTTAATTTGGAGGCAAGCTGAGTATTCTTTCCATTCTCCCTGTCCCTTAATCCTCCCATTTTGTACtattttcccctctctctgtccaCCTCTTTCCTCTCACTCTGATTTGagtctctccccttctctcttcctcagtttcctccatTTGTCCTTAGGTTTCCCTATTGCTGGTTCTCCACCATTGCCCAAGTCTCTAGATCCTCCCCACCTACCCCTACCCCTCCTCACCCCCACTTGCTCCCTCAGGCCCCCCTCAATCCCACAGTGCTGTGTGTTCACAGCTACCCCTCTGCTGGCTGTTACAAAAAAAGAGACCGGGTGGcgctggtggctcaaaggagtagggcgccagccccatatgccggaggtggcaggttcaaacccagcccaggccaaaaactgaaaaaaaaagacaagagaccACACCATTAGATGATATCACAGAATAAtgctcctcctttccttcagTCCCTGATCCCACCCCATACATAGCCTTGTGGCCACTGGACACCAACTGGACAGTGAAGTCACACTCTCAGTGCCCTCATCCAACCAAGGTTTTCCAGAAATCCTTCAGGTGCCAGATGGCGAGAGTCAGCAGCTCACACTTCCCAGCAGATGTCGCCAAGATCACCTCATCTTGTGGGCAGGTGGGCTGTGGGGTTTGTGAAGCAGAGAGGCAGATTAAGGATACCTCTATTCCCCCCTCCTTAGGAACCACGGTcccatccccaccccaaccccagtgCTTCCTCTCTCATCCTAGGCCCCCTAGGTGTTCCTCACCTGAGACGGGACAAATGAATGTTCTCATAGACTTGGATTTCTGGTTTGAACTGAGGAATCACGACATCTGGGCAGAAGGAGCCATATGACATACAGAAAGGAAGTCACCAGACAGCTCTGAGCTATCCTTACCACCCACTCCCGCAGTGAAGACAGGGTATAGAGGCAAGATGTGATCCCAGCTCTTTGCCTCACACCTACAtgccctcctcttccttttggGAGGGAGGTACTCACCTCTGCCCAAAGGCCTCTGGACCCTCCGCCTCCAGAGCACGATGCTGAGGGCCAGGACGACGATCCCCTGGCCCACTATAAGCAAAAGCATCAGGATCCAGGGCACATCCCAACCAGTGGAAGGGGCACAGAGGGCTGGAGAGGCATCCGTGGGGGCTGCAGTAAGGGCAAGACCAGAGGGATAGAGGGAGTTAGTGAGGGGGGGCCTGTCTCTATCCCCAGAGAGTGGCTTCCTTCCTTAACCTGGTAGGACAGGAGACTTCATGAGCTTTCCTGCTCCCGATATCCACcaccccactttgcccctttcCACGCCTCTTACCCTGACCCCATAAGCCAACCAACATTGATAGGGAATAGCAATGCCCCGTGCCCACACACAGGCAGCTAACTACAAAGCAGACAACAAGCCATAGCTGTGCATTCCCCCTCATGCACTTGGTTATAAttcaccctttctttttttttttttttttgtcacaggggaatttttcccttctttttttttttttttttgtagagacagagtctcactttgtggccctctagagtgccatgacatcacacagctcacagcaacctccaactcctgggcttaagcgattctcttgcttcagcctcctgagtagctgggactacaggcacccgccacaacgcccggctattttttggttgcagttcagccggggccaggcgggtttgaacctgccaccctcggtatatggggcctgcgccttactgactgagccacaggcgccgccctataattcACCCTttcaagaaaaagtaaaatgtcttCTGTTTATTCCTTTTGCCACTCATTCACTCTATAAGCACCATAGTAGGTGGTGGGAATGTAGAGGGCAATAAAGCCCAGTCATGGCCTTTGTCATTTACTCCTCcctcctgctttgctttgttttttttgttttgttttgtttttctgagacagtctcaagctatgaGACTcagtcaccctctgtagagtgctatggcctcatacctcacagcaacctccaactcttgagctcaagtgatcctgttgcctcaatttttctatttttggtagagatggggactcatttttgttcaggctggtctcaaa belongs to Nycticebus coucang isolate mNycCou1 chromosome 9, mNycCou1.pri, whole genome shotgun sequence and includes:
- the LY6G6C gene encoding lymphocyte antigen 6 complex locus protein G6c — translated: MKGLLLLTLSALLCWVSADIRCHSCYKVPVLGCVDRQSCRLEKGQQCLTTHVYLGKMWVFSNLRCGTPEHPCQEAYNQTNNKLGLTYNTTCCNKDNCNSPAPRPTPALALIFFTSLAGLGLWLMH
- the LOC128593421 gene encoding lymphocyte antigen 6 complex locus protein G6d-like isoform X3; protein product: MNPQFVGILLSTLLGAALGSRMRCYDCTGTPDSSCKETVTTCGEGERCGFLERRPQPGLGQTKLSENPSVTLIHQHPACVAAHHCNQVETESVGDVTYTTHRDCCLGDLCNSAVAGHVTPACILAGAATALACLLPGLWRG